GGCCCAGAAGATGCAAGAGCAGATGCTCAAGGTGCAGCAGGAGCTGGAGGCCAGCGAGGTGGTCGCCTCCTCCGGCGGCGGCATGGTGGAGGCCGTGGTGAGCGGCAAGGGCGACCTCTTGCGCCTTAAGTTCGACCCCGAGGTGGTGGACCCGGAGGACGTGGAAATGCTGGCAGACCTGGTGGTGGCCGCGGTGGGCGAGGCCCAGCGTCGCGCCCAGGAGATGATGGCCAGCGAGATGGGCAAGCTGACCGGCGGCATGAAGATCCCCGGCCTCATGTAATGTACCCCAAGGCGGTCAACAACCTGGTCCACGCCCTGAGCCGCCTGCCCGGCATCGGCAACAAGACGGCGGAGCGCCTGGCCCTGCACCTGGTGCGGGCCCCGGCGGCCGAAGTGCAGGCCCTGGCCCGGGCCGTGGCCGGGGTGGGCGGGGTGACCACCTGCGGGGTGTGCTTCAACCTCACCGAACGCGACCCCTGCCCCATATGCGCGGACCCGGGCCGCGACGCGGCGACGATCTGCGTGGTGGAGAGCCCGGCCGACCTGGCCGCCCTGGAAGGGGCTGGCAGCTTCAAGGGGCGCTATCACGTCTTGGCCGGGGCCCTGGCCCCCCTGGACGGGGTGGGGCCCGAGGAGCTGCGTCTGGACCAGCTGGTGCGCCGGGTGCGCCAAGGCGGGGTCAAGGAAGTGATCATCGCCACCAACCCCACCGTGGAAGGCGAGGCCACCGCCGATCTGGTGGCGCGCTCCCTGGAAGGCCTGGGCGCGGCGGTCACCCGCCTGGGCTACGGCGTGCCGGTGGGCGGCGACCTCAAGTACATGGACGGGCTCACTCTGAGCCGTTCCCTGGAATCGCGGCGCAGGCTGGACTAGCCCATGGAGTTCATGGACTGGCTGCTGTGGTTCGCCATTATTCCGGCGGGGAGTCTGCTGGTTTTCGGGGGGCTGGTGTTTTGGTGGGCGGGCAGCGTCACCCTGACCAGCCGCCGCCGCTGGGTGGTCACCCTGGTGCTCAGCGCGGCCTTCGTAATCCTGGAGATGGCGCTGATCGCCAAGTTCGCCTGGGTGTTGCCGGACTGATCCATTGCGCCTTTCGCGGCGCGACAAGCCAAACAAATTGCAGGTGAGCCAGGCCTAGGCTGCGTTGTGGGCGAGCTGCTCCATGAGGAAGGAGCGCACCTCGGCGGCCGGGCGGAACACGCCGTAATGGCCCTCGGCCAGGATGTCGGCCTCCAGCTCCAGGAGGCGGGCCATGGAGGCGCGCCACTGGACGATGTCCGAGCCAAAGGCCGGGGCAAAGGGGCCGTGCACGTCCTGGCCGAAGAGCACCTTCTGGCCCCCGGCCGAGCACCAGGCCACCAGCGAGCCGGGGGTGTGCCCCGGCGCGTGCAGGATGCTCAGCTCCTGGCCGCCGCCCAGGTCGATTGCGCCGTCGCCGTCCAAGATTTGGTCCGGCGTGGCGGGCTCCAGGGACAGGCCGTACCAGTCGGCGGCCGAGCGCTTGGCGTCGCCGC
This portion of the Desulfarculaceae bacterium genome encodes:
- a CDS encoding YbaB/EbfC family nucleoid-associated protein; this encodes MPKGGMGNLMKQAQKMQEQMLKVQQELEASEVVASSGGGMVEAVVSGKGDLLRLKFDPEVVDPEDVEMLADLVVAAVGEAQRRAQEMMASEMGKLTGGMKIPGLM
- the recR gene encoding recombination mediator RecR, with translation MYPKAVNNLVHALSRLPGIGNKTAERLALHLVRAPAAEVQALARAVAGVGGVTTCGVCFNLTERDPCPICADPGRDAATICVVESPADLAALEGAGSFKGRYHVLAGALAPLDGVGPEELRLDQLVRRVRQGGVKEVIIATNPTVEGEATADLVARSLEGLGAAVTRLGYGVPVGGDLKYMDGLTLSRSLESRRRLD
- a CDS encoding MBL fold metallo-hydrolase, whose protein sequence is MGEAKIPRKIAPGIHMVGGPDLTDPRDCLCYLIVGPEARVLVDCGAGPSAASLLELAMAAGGLPTHLLITHAHIDHAGGAAEICGRANCQLVMHRAEAEVLQSGDAKRSAADWYGLSLEPATPDQILDGDGAIDLGGGQELSILHAPGHTPGSLVAWCSAGGQKVLFGQDVHGPFAPAFGSDIVQWRASMARLLELEADILAEGHYGVFRPAAEVRSFLMEQLAHNAA